Proteins from one Setaria italica strain Yugu1 chromosome V, Setaria_italica_v2.0, whole genome shotgun sequence genomic window:
- the LOC101784746 gene encoding protein NUCLEAR FUSION DEFECTIVE 6, chloroplastic/mitochondrial isoform X1 codes for MAAAAAARSFLRSSAPSSLRSAAARAASRAGPAPLPRRMPASAPRVLLRSPVEMSSVCLESLMPMHSATASALMTSLLAAPACKGFGWLSEGQGETR; via the exons atggccgctgccgccgccgcgagatCCTTCCTCCGATCCAGCGCGCCCTCGTCGCTGCGCAGCGCGGCGGCCAGAGCCGCCTCGCGTGCCGGGCCGGCTCCGCTGCCGAGGCggatgcccgcctccgccccccgcGTCCTCCTAAG GTCGCCGGTGGAGATGAGCAGCGTGTGCCTGGAGTCCCTGATGCCCATGCACAGCGCCACGGCTTCGGCGCTCATGACGTCGCTTCTCGCCGCCCCGGCTTGCAAGGGATTCGGCTGGCTCTCGGAAG GTCAAGGTGAAACTAGATGA
- the LOC101784346 gene encoding uncharacterized protein LOC101784346, with the protein MASPARHLFLITLVAVLAVAAEAWGGGRFFFSKTTRAEAAVEPEKAAAAAASGTAPGAADPNAAPAFSRPSTGGSGRGYGLYGRPEENYPPGYFRRGVHRNAEKLTTTDVPAAAGAGREAVPVGGERAQEYAADGSGRGRPRTTVPATTTSDAEEEAAPAGGAGGDLEGVQPYPEDGSGRGRPPWYYTAFRGGRQQRGYGMSDTRLYQNGRYYYDVDAGRYGYGRESNPVRTRPEEEYPGSGYGRPAGGDRRGRYGNNAAAGYRRYGGNDDEFGNGAMDQNSNGNGFQEEEGRQNGRYIP; encoded by the coding sequence ATGGCGTCCCCTGCTcgccacctcttcctcatcaCCTTAGTGGCCgtgctcgccgtcgcggcggagGCGTGGGGCGGTGGCCGCTTCTTCTTCAGCAAGACCACGCGCGCCGAAGCCGCCGTCGAGCCTGAgaaggctgcggcggcggcggccagcggcaccgcgccgggcgcggcggaCCCGAATGCGGCGCCGGCGTTCTCCCGCCCGTcgaccggcggcagcggccgcgggTACGGGCTCTACGGCCGCCCCGAGGAGAACTACCCGCCGGGCTACTTCCGCCGCGGCGTGCACCGCAACGCCGAGAAGCTGACGACGACCGacgtgccggccgccgccggtgccgggaGAGAGGCGGTCCCCgtgggcggcgagcgcgcccaGGAGTACGCGGCAGACGGCAGCGGCAGGGGCCGGCCGCGGACCACcgtgccggccaccaccacttccgacgccgaggaggaggcggccccCGCGGGAGGCGCCGGAGGAGACCTCGAGGGCGTCCAGCCGTACCCGGAGGACGGCAGCGGccggggccggccgccgtggTACTACACGGCCTTCCGCGGCGGCAGGCAGCAGCGGGGCTACGGGATGAGCGACACGCGGCTGTACCAGAACGGCCGCTACTACTACGACGTGGACGCCGGCAGGTACGGCTACGGCCGCGAGTCGAACCCCGTGCGGACCCGGCCCGAGGAGGAGTACCCCGGCTCCGGGTACGgccggcccgccggcggcgacaggcgCGGGAGGTACGGCAACAACGCGGCGGCGGGTTACCGGCGGTACGGCGGCAACGACGACGAGTTCGGCAACGGAGCCATGGATCAGAACTCGAACGGCAACGGCTtccaggaggaggaaggccgCCAGAACGGACGATACATTCCATGA
- the LOC101784746 gene encoding protein NUCLEAR FUSION DEFECTIVE 6, chloroplastic/mitochondrial isoform X3 yields the protein MAAAAAARSFLRSSAPSSLRSAAARAASRAGPAPLPRRMPASAPRVLLRSPVEMSSVCLESLMPMHSATASALMTSLLAAPACKGFGWLSEDG from the exons atggccgctgccgccgccgcgagatCCTTCCTCCGATCCAGCGCGCCCTCGTCGCTGCGCAGCGCGGCGGCCAGAGCCGCCTCGCGTGCCGGGCCGGCTCCGCTGCCGAGGCggatgcccgcctccgccccccgcGTCCTCCTAAG GTCGCCGGTGGAGATGAGCAGCGTGTGCCTGGAGTCCCTGATGCCCATGCACAGCGCCACGGCTTCGGCGCTCATGACGTCGCTTCTCGCCGCCCCGGCTTGCAAGGGATTCGGCTGGCTCTCGGAAG ATGGATGA
- the LOC101784746 gene encoding protein NUCLEAR FUSION DEFECTIVE 6, chloroplastic/mitochondrial isoform X2, producing MAAAAAARSFLRSSAPSSLRSAAARAASRAGPAPLPRRMPASAPRVLLRSPVEMSSVCLESLMPMHSATASALMTSLLAAPACKGFGWLSEGL from the exons atggccgctgccgccgccgcgagatCCTTCCTCCGATCCAGCGCGCCCTCGTCGCTGCGCAGCGCGGCGGCCAGAGCCGCCTCGCGTGCCGGGCCGGCTCCGCTGCCGAGGCggatgcccgcctccgccccccgcGTCCTCCTAAG GTCGCCGGTGGAGATGAGCAGCGTGTGCCTGGAGTCCCTGATGCCCATGCACAGCGCCACGGCTTCGGCGCTCATGACGTCGCTTCTCGCCGCCCCGGCTTGCAAGGGATTCGGCTGGCTCTCGGAAG GCCTGTGA
- the LOC101786870 gene encoding uncharacterized protein At4g28440, producing MATAAAKRKPVFVKVDQLKPGTTGHTLVAKVLSSKTVLQKGRPGAPAAGPAARPTRIAECLIGDETGCILFTARNEQVDLLKPESTVIIRNAKIDMFKGSMRLAVDKWGRIEVTEPASFNVKEDNNLSLVEYELVNVAEE from the exons atggccacggcggcggcgaagcggaAGCCGGTGTTCGTCAAGGTGGACCAGCTCAAGCCCGGCACGACCGGCCACACTCTCGTCGCCAAGGTGCTCAGCTCCAAGACCGTCCTCCAGAAGGGCCGCCCAGgcgcacccgccgccggcccggcggcgcggcccaCCAGGATCGCCGAGTGCCTCATCGGCGACGAGACCGGCTGCATCCTCTTCACCGCCCGCAACGAGCAGG TTGATCTGTTGAAGCCTGAAAGCACTGTTATTATCCGCAATGCAAAGATTGATATGTTCAAAGGCTCAATGAGGCTTGCTGTGGACAAATGGGGCCGCATCGAAGTCACTGAACCGGCAAGCTTCAATGTGAAGGAGGACAACAACCTCTCACTTGTGGAGTATGAGCTTGTCAATGTTGCTGAAGAGTGA